ATGTATGGATAGTTGAAGTTTTCAAGAAAGTCAAAGCCAAACATCTTGGCCAGCCCGATGGCCATATCGGAATACCCCGAAAAATCAAAGTAAATCTGAAGGGAGTAGGCGATGATTCCGATCCAGGCAAGACTTGTCGACATGCTACCCGGGTTCTGGGCGAAAATATGGTCAGCCACATAGGCGCAGCCGTTGGCGAGGATCATTTTTTTTCCAAGCCCCATAATGAACCGCTTTGTTCCGTAGGCAAACCGCTGAAACGTCTCATAACGCATTTTAAGCTGGTCAGAAATCGTATGATACCGGACGATTGGCCCTGCGATCAGCTGTGGAAAAAACGCGATATATAGCGCCAGGTTGATCGGGTTTTTCTGAGCTTTTTCTTTATGGTAAACATCGATCACATAGCTTATGGCATGAAACGTAAAGAAAGAGATTCCCAACGGCAGGGGAATCTTAGGGATATCAATGCCAGTCCCTAATAACGCATTAATGTTATCCACAATAAAGTTGGAATACTTAAATACACCGAGAAGGAGCAGATTAGCACAAACCATGACTCCCATGATCCACTTCACCTTCGTTGTGTCCTCACGCTTCGCATCGACGATCAATGCAAACACATAGTTCATCGCGGTGGAAAAGAGCATGACGATAGCAAAACGAGGTTCTCCCCACGCATAAAAAAGCAAACTCGCACCGAGCAAGACCGTATTCTTAAACGGACGCGGAGAAAGGAAATAAAGCACCAATACGATTGGCAAAAATAAAAACAAGAACACAGTTGAACTAAAAAGCATAAAAAAAGTCCTTTCGTTTGTACTTTATTTTGTAAACATTTTTTAAAGAAGCCGTAAATGCCCCCAAAAATTCGACAAATTTCTTTCCACTCATAGTATTCTTAGAGGTTGTGGTTTTTTTGACAACCGATTTCCATCTTTTTAGTTCAAACTTCTGGAAAATACGAAAAGCTGAAGCGCCCTGCAAAGGTCCGACAAGCACTGGAGCTCTTACACAGCAACACGTTTTTTCTGTTGAGAGGCAAGAGTGAAGCGTCTCGAGGAACTATGCTGAAGCTAGAAAAATAAAAAACCAAGGATCGCTAAAATCCTTGGTTTGCTAGGTTATTCCGTTATTTTCAGTCCGATGTTATTTGCTTTTGTGGAGTAAAAATCAAATTTGCGATCTTTGTAGTTGATCTCATTTTTTAAGATGCGTTTGATATTGATCAGTTCATAATCGTTATAGCGGATGAAAACCGTAAAGAATGCTGTCTTCAATTCGTTCAGTTTTTCATATGGGATACGGAATTCTCCTTTATTGCCGCTGATCTTGAAATCCGCTTGAATTTCATTAATATAGTTTTTTCTGTCCCTGATCAACACCGTGTTTACATTGGCAAGGTAATCGCCGTAAATTTCGAAGGTCTGCACATACTCTTCGTTTTCGGTATAGGAATCGATAGCCCGTGCAAGCATCGGGATCCGAATGTGCTGATACTTGTCTTTTAAAAAGGGAAGCTCAAAATACGGAAGCCCTTCTTTGATCACGTATTTTTTGTTCTTTTCTCTTTTCAGCCACGTGAACAGGCTGATGAAATCATCGATCCGGTCCTCCAGAAAAAGATCAGCCGCCGCTCGGTATAACGGAACCTGGAAAGTCTCCCTGATGTCATAGCGGAGGTCTTTGGCCATTGCCATTGCCTCGCGGAGCACGTCAACAAACGCCTCTTTTTGATCCGATTTTACAAACACCTGGCTGTCAAAGGTCTTGAACATATCGATTTCGTACAGACGTGTTAACGCTGCTCTCTCTTTTTCAACAGGTAGATTCTGCGCTTTAATATGCTGTATGACCTTCAGATCGCAGCGCCGTTTATCCAGCACAGAAGTGACCTTTGTGAGTGAACCAGGATTTTCGTCGGTCCGGTTGACGTAAAACACCGGCTTTGTTGTCGTAGAAATCGTATCTGCATGGAAAAAAACATCACAGAAAAACTGCTTGTCCTCCCCAAACTTCATATCCGGGAAGCCGATATCATGCTCTTTGAGAAGATCCAGCTTTACCGCCCTCGCCCGTGGTCCCATATGGTAAAACATGCGGGGAATCTCGTACGGTGTGATGCTGCGCCTCTCTTTTACCGACTCATGCTCGCCGATCACAGTCTCAGAATCCGAAGTGACTTTGATCGTTTTCCCGACCGCATAATCATCACCGGTTTCCTCGAGGATGTTCACGAGCGTCTCCAGCCCGTCTGGCTCAAGCCAATCGTCGCCGTCTAAAAACGTGATGTACGTTCCCGTTGCGAGCTCAATCCCTATGTTACGCGGTGTTCCAGGTGTTCCTGTGTTTTCTTTTAAGGAAACCACACATATGTTTTTATGCTTAGACACATACTGATGAAGAATTTCCTTCGTCTTATCCGTGGAGCAGTCGTCCACGATAATATATTCAATGTCATCGAAGTCCATGGTTTGATGAATGACTGAATCAACAGTCTTCTGAATAAACGTCTCTACATTGTAAGCCGCTGTAACGACGGTAATTTTCTTTTTGCGGCCAAACCATTTGGCCAGCCTCCTCGAAGGGTGATTCACGATTTCGATTTTATCACTCTGAAGTATTTCTCTGGCTGTTTGCCGAAAAGGTGAAGACATACGATCCCTCCAATAAAATATTGAATACATACGGCCTTATGTTCCCCAGATGTCTCCTTAATAAAACATAAAAACCTTCATGAAAAAATTCATGAAGGCATGCGGACTATATAGTAAAAGCATTAAGCATGAAAGGAATCCGGCCGCTCGGTACGTAAACCGAAATGGTAGAGTATAGCCTCGACGATCCGCCGTGATGCCTGTCCATCTCCGTACGGATTGGACGCTTTCGCCATTTCCTCATAGGCCTGGCTGTTGGTTAACAATTCTTTTGTGATCGTATAGATATTTTCTTCTTCTGTTCCTGCAAGCCTTAACGTGCCTGCTCCGATTCCTTCCGGACGTTCCGTGTTGTTGCGGAGCACGAGCACCGGAACACCGAGTGACGGCGCTTCTTCCTGCACACCGCCGCTGTCTGTCAAAATCAAATGGGCACGTGATGCGAAGTTATGAAAATCGATGACGCCGAGCGGTTCAATCAAGTGAATCCTTGGATCGTCACCTAAAATTTCATTAGCCAGCTCTTGAACGGCCGGGTTCAAGTGAACAGGATAGACGACCTGCACATCCGAGAAGTCTTCCACCATTCTTTTAATGGCGCGGAAAATATTTCGCATAGGTTCACCGAGGTTTTCCCTGCGGTGAGCTGTGACAAGAATGAGGCGGTCATCTCCCACCTTTTCAAGCACTTCATGCGTGTAAACGTCCTGAATGGTCGTGGCTAACGCATCAATCGCAGTATTTCCTGTTACGAAGATGCTGTCTCCCTGTTTATTTTCATCAAGCAGGTTACGGGCAGCAGCCGGCGTCGGTGAAAAATGGAGGTCAGCGATCACACCGGTAAGCTGGCGGTTCAGTTCCTCAGGAAACGGCGAGAGCTTGTTATGCGTCCGCAATCCTGCCTCAACATGGCCGACCGCGATCTGCTGATAATAAGCGGCCAAGCTCGCCACAAACGTCGTCGTTGTATCTCCATGGACCAAAACAAGGTCCGGTTTGACATTTATGAGGATCTCTTCCAGTCCGGTAAGCGCCTTCGTTGTAATCTGGCTTAGCGTCTGCCGGTCCTGCATGATATTAAGATCGTAGTCGGGTGTGATGTTAAACGTATCGAGCACCGAATCAAGCATCTGTCTATGCTGAGCCGTTACCGTCACAACAGGCTCGATCTCTTCCTTGTACTTTTTCAGCTCCATCACGAGCGGCGCCATTTTAACGGCTTCAGGACGAGTGCCGAAAATCGTCATTACTTTAATTTTCTTCTTCATATTTATACCTCGCTCAGTACAACTGGTAGGCTGTATGTATTCATTAATGATTCATGCTACCTTTATTTTACGCTGTAGTCAATCAAGCCACAATCAGTAATTATTGAAAAAAAAAGACTTGAGGGTCTCTTTTAAGCATCAGTATGTGATTTATAAATAAATTTTCGCTGCATCTTAAAAAAATTTGTTTCATTTAGGTTTAGAGGAGAGACAGGCGGGGTACATAGTTTATGTAACCACCACCTAACCCCTAACCCCTGAAAAGAGAGTTATCCTTTTGGATAACTCTCTTTTTCTACTGGTACATTTTTAACGAGATCTGCTGAATAAATGGCCGATTTCATGGCGTCCCCGTTCATTAGTTTTCGGAACGCAGAACCTGATACTTCAATTGTTCCATTAAACCCTGTGATCCTTACCTTCGTAGGCCGGGTGTACTTTTTTTCCACGATCTTGATATCGATTACCTCGCCAATATTGAACGAAGCAGCCCTTTTGCTGATCTCTTCAAAACTTAGTTCGTACGTCCACCAGTTTTTCGCGTATTTCGACTGATCATATGGATCTGGCTTACCGACTAAATAAGGAAGATCCGTACTCCAGACGAATCCAGAACCTACCGTGTACCCGCCGGCTGAGGCAGAAAAGTAAGCATTGATCAAGGCACCTTTGTAGGTGATCACCTCGCCTTTTGTCTCACCATTGATGATGGCATTGACGTTGGCTGCTTCCTGGCCCACACCTTTATAAACCTGTGAATCGACGGTGTCGTAAACGTCCCATTTGCCTGCTGGACTGAGGTGCTTTAATGCATAGGTTCTAGCAGCGAGTGTTTGGGCCTTGATGGCTTCAGGATGCCATTTGGAACTGACCTCTGATGGCACCACTCCCTGCAGATATGTTTCCACGTTTAAGCGGTTGATGACATTGATTCGTTTCTTTTTATTGTCGGAAAACGACACTTCCAGCACACCATTGTAATTCATTTTTTTATGAGACAAATATTTTCCTTTTACAGAAACCACTTTAAACGGCTGATCAATATAGGCCATTTCGTCCCCGTTGGTAAGTAGAAACTCCCCGTCTTCCACGGTAACGTTCGTTGGAGTTTGAGCAGCCGGTTCAAACAATACATTGCCCTGCATGTCCTGGATGGAATAGCTCCCTGTTCCGTTCAAGTCAACCGATGCTTTTTCTTTTGAGAGGCAGACACGAATATTCTGTTTCGACGTGTCGATTTTTTTAAAATCAACCCCGGTGTAATAATACTTCAGGATATCATGATAACCGAAGCCTTTTTGCGCCATGCCGAGTGCTCCCCATTGCGTCATTCCAACGGCGTGGCCCCACCCTTTTCCGGAGAAAGAATAGCCTTTGTAGGCAGGCGAAACAGTGGCTTTCAGCACGAGCCTCGTCAGCGTTTTCGGTCCGGCAATCCCGTTGTCTTTATACTTGATGGACTGCTGGAATTTGCGAAGGGCTTCAAAGGTATTTTTCCCAAACACTTCGTCAACACCTACCCTGTATCCCGCTTTCGTCAGGTAAGCCTGAAGCAGCCGGACATCAGGTCCCTGGAGGCCAGATTTTAGTGTCCGCTTAAAGCCTTCAGGGTAAGGCACCGGTACAGCTGGAGACGGGGGCTTTGCAGCTGATGCCGTGGTATTTGCCTTTACGATGGCATTTAATGTTTTGAGATCTGCTGTTCCAGTAGCGTTCAGCTTATTCTTTTTCTGAAAGCTGACCACTGCATTATAGGTCTGAGTTCCGAATTTCTGGTCCGCCTTAAGGGTTTGTCCTAGCTTAATCAGATAGGACTGGAGCTTGCCGACATCATTTCCGTTCATCCCCTTTTTTAGATCCCTGCTGAAGCCTGATGGATAGGCAGCTTTTTGTGCTTTTTTGAGGGTGGTTTCTTTCTTCAGGTCCAGTTGGAGCTGTTTCACACTTGTGCCCTTGCTCCCCATTTTTAAAGCAGGCGAATCCGCTGCAGCTGCCTCGGCAGACGGAAAGGCAATGGAAACGGCCATGGATAAAACCAGTAAACTTTGAAACTTCTTTTTCTTCATCTTCTCCCCCTGCATAAGTCCTGATAAATTGTATAAATATGTATATTTAATTATGACTAATTACATAGTAAGGAAAAATAACCCATTTTTCTACAATTATTTTAAATTTTGTAAAACTTTCATTCGACATAGATAGAGCGAGGGCCATCTATCCCTCGCCATATCTATTATTCTTTCCTTTTTGAAGTGTAAAAGGAGCCGGAATGCTGATCTGTCCTGCAGGCTCAGCATACACGGCATTCTGCGATAAAGCTGGCTGGGCTGTTAGCTTTTTGTGCAGCTCCAGTAACTTGCTTGCCAGCAAAAATCGGGTGCTGGCATCCAGTATTCCTGTTTCATTGAGTCTGTGTTTCTTTTGAAATAACTTCACAGCGGTTTTTGTAAGGATCTCCAGATTTACAGACTAGGAATTGGACAAATAAGTTCATTCAGCTTTGAACGCAATGGATCTCTCACTGCCTTTTTATCCTCATCCGAATGTGGAATCTATCAACTTGGAGTGCTGATCATTTTCCAGGAAGTTTTTATCTTGAAATAAAAAGACTGATTGGATGATGAATGTTGCTGGATGAAAAGACAGACTAAACGCCAAGGCATTTGCAGAGATTTATAGTAGTTATATCGGCAGGTTTTCTCTATTTTTGAATACCTTTAAGACAAAAAAGTGGTGCCAGGCACCTCTTTTTGACAATTGTCAAAACAGGGTGCCTGGCACCGATAAATTCTGTTAATATATTATTGATTTGGAATAGACATCCAATAAATAGTTTTATATGATAGAAATGCCATATATATGCAAGTGACAAAGGGAGCAAATTTATTATGCTGGGAATAGTAAAAAAGGTTATGGAAGGATACTCTTCCACAGATGTTAAACGATTAAACAAGCAAGTACAGCAAATCAATGAGCTGGAAGCCCAAATTTCACTCTTATCGGATGAGGAGCTGCAGCAGAAGACACCTTATTTTAAAGAATTGCTGAACAGCGGAAAGACGCTGGAGGATATCAAGCTGGAAGCTTTCGCGGTTGTTCGGGAAGCCGGCAAACGGATCCTCGGCCAGCGCCACTATGACGTACAGCTTCTCGGAGGGCTCGTCCTCCATGAGGGCTCGATCGCCGAAATGCAGACAGGGGAAGGGAAAACACTCGTCGCCTCGCTGCCGAGCTATCTTAACGCGCTTGAAGGGAAAGGCGTTCACGTTATCACAGTCAACGAATATCTCGCAAGCCGTGACTTTGAAACCATTGGGAAGATCCATCGTTTCCTTGGCCTTGAGGTCGGTTTGAACACATCACAGATCTCTAAAGAAGAGAAGCAAAGAGCCTATGCCGCCGACATTACATACGGAACGGGCAACGAGTTTGGTTTTGACTATTTGCGCGATCATATGGTGCTCCACTCCTCTGAAAAAGTGCAGCGCCCGCTTCAATATGCGATCGTCGATGAAATTGATTCTATTTTAATCGATGAAGCAAGAACTCCGCTGATCATCGCCAATAAATCACAGCTGTCGGCTGATCTTTTCTATATTACAAACCAGATCGTCTCCATGTTTAAAAGAGATGATCATTATGAACTTGTTGCGGATACCAAGCAGCTCTTCCTTACCGAGAAAGGTGTCCAGACGATCGAGCGTTCATTCGGCATCTCCAACCTCTTTGATGAAGAGCATCAGCTGCTGTTCCATTTTGTTCTTCAATCTCTTCGTGCCCACGCGGTCATGAAACGTGATGTGGATTACATCGTAAGAGACGGCGAAGTAATGCTTGTTGATTCGTTCACCGGACGCGTTATGGAAGGGCGAAGCTACAGTGACGGGCTGCAGCAGGCGATCGAAGCAAAAGAAGGACTTGAGATCAAGGACGAGAACGAGACCCAGGCGACCATTACTATCCAGAACTATTTTAGAATCTACAGCAAACTGTCAGGCATGACAGGTACAGCGTCTACGGAAAAACAGGAATTTTACAACACGTATCATTTGAATGTCGTTGAGATTCCTACGAACCGCCCGAGACAGCGTGTTGACCTGCCGGATGTTGTCTACCGCACGCTTGCTGATAAATTCAAACGGATCGTGACCGATATCAAATCATTTCACGCCACCGAACGTCCGATCCTTGTTGGAACGACCTCCATCGAGCAATCCGAACACCTGGCTTCCCTACTCGACAAGGAGAGCCTGCCTTACCTGATCTTGAACGCAAAAAGCGAAGAACAGGAAGCGCGCATCATCTCCATGGCCGGGCAAAAAGGAACGATCATGATTGCGACGAACATGGC
This genomic stretch from Fictibacillus marinisediminis harbors:
- a CDS encoding MBOAT family O-acyltransferase, whose protein sequence is MLFSSTVFLFLFLPIVLVLYFLSPRPFKNTVLLGASLLFYAWGEPRFAIVMLFSTAMNYVFALIVDAKREDTTKVKWIMGVMVCANLLLLGVFKYSNFIVDNINALLGTGIDIPKIPLPLGISFFTFHAISYVIDVYHKEKAQKNPINLALYIAFFPQLIAGPIVRYHTISDQLKMRYETFQRFAYGTKRFIMGLGKKMILANGCAYVADHIFAQNPGSMSTSLAWIGIIAYSLQIYFDFSGYSDMAIGLAKMFGFDFLENFNYPYISRSISEFWRRWHISLGSWFRDYVYIPLGGNRKGEMRTYWNLFIVWMATGIWHGASWTFIAWGLYYGAFIMLEKAFLGKLLNQLPRFIQHVYAVFIVIIGWVFFRSETFSYAYAYIQTMFGFNGTGMWDTQVSYYLTQYGVVILLAIIGSTPLLKLMIDKVEDRAETSQGIRIFGRDIAVTSYYAVILVITVVYMVSNSFNPFIYFRF
- a CDS encoding glycosyltransferase family 2 protein, whose translation is MSSPFRQTAREILQSDKIEIVNHPSRRLAKWFGRKKKITVVTAAYNVETFIQKTVDSVIHQTMDFDDIEYIIVDDCSTDKTKEILHQYVSKHKNICVVSLKENTGTPGTPRNIGIELATGTYITFLDGDDWLEPDGLETLVNILEETGDDYAVGKTIKVTSDSETVIGEHESVKERRSITPYEIPRMFYHMGPRARAVKLDLLKEHDIGFPDMKFGEDKQFFCDVFFHADTISTTTKPVFYVNRTDENPGSLTKVTSVLDKRRCDLKVIQHIKAQNLPVEKERAALTRLYEIDMFKTFDSQVFVKSDQKEAFVDVLREAMAMAKDLRYDIRETFQVPLYRAAADLFLEDRIDDFISLFTWLKREKNKKYVIKEGLPYFELPFLKDKYQHIRIPMLARAIDSYTENEEYVQTFEIYGDYLANVNTVLIRDRKNYINEIQADFKISGNKGEFRIPYEKLNELKTAFFTVFIRYNDYELINIKRILKNEINYKDRKFDFYSTKANNIGLKITE
- the wecB gene encoding non-hydrolyzing UDP-N-acetylglucosamine 2-epimerase, with the translated sequence MKKKIKVMTIFGTRPEAVKMAPLVMELKKYKEEIEPVVTVTAQHRQMLDSVLDTFNITPDYDLNIMQDRQTLSQITTKALTGLEEILINVKPDLVLVHGDTTTTFVASLAAYYQQIAVGHVEAGLRTHNKLSPFPEELNRQLTGVIADLHFSPTPAAARNLLDENKQGDSIFVTGNTAIDALATTIQDVYTHEVLEKVGDDRLILVTAHRRENLGEPMRNIFRAIKRMVEDFSDVQVVYPVHLNPAVQELANEILGDDPRIHLIEPLGVIDFHNFASRAHLILTDSGGVQEEAPSLGVPVLVLRNNTERPEGIGAGTLRLAGTEEENIYTITKELLTNSQAYEEMAKASNPYGDGQASRRIVEAILYHFGLRTERPDSFHA
- a CDS encoding SpoIID/LytB domain-containing protein; the protein is MKKKKFQSLLVLSMAVSIAFPSAEAAAADSPALKMGSKGTSVKQLQLDLKKETTLKKAQKAAYPSGFSRDLKKGMNGNDVGKLQSYLIKLGQTLKADQKFGTQTYNAVVSFQKKNKLNATGTADLKTLNAIVKANTTASAAKPPSPAVPVPYPEGFKRTLKSGLQGPDVRLLQAYLTKAGYRVGVDEVFGKNTFEALRKFQQSIKYKDNGIAGPKTLTRLVLKATVSPAYKGYSFSGKGWGHAVGMTQWGALGMAQKGFGYHDILKYYYTGVDFKKIDTSKQNIRVCLSKEKASVDLNGTGSYSIQDMQGNVLFEPAAQTPTNVTVEDGEFLLTNGDEMAYIDQPFKVVSVKGKYLSHKKMNYNGVLEVSFSDNKKKRINVINRLNVETYLQGVVPSEVSSKWHPEAIKAQTLAARTYALKHLSPAGKWDVYDTVDSQVYKGVGQEAANVNAIINGETKGEVITYKGALINAYFSASAGGYTVGSGFVWSTDLPYLVGKPDPYDQSKYAKNWWTYELSFEEISKRAASFNIGEVIDIKIVEKKYTRPTKVRITGFNGTIEVSGSAFRKLMNGDAMKSAIYSADLVKNVPVEKESYPKG
- a CDS encoding peptidoglycan-binding domain-containing protein codes for the protein MEILTKTAVKLFQKKHRLNETGILDASTRFLLASKLLELHKKLTAQPALSQNAVYAEPAGQISIPAPFTLQKGKNNRYGEG
- the secA2 gene encoding accessory Sec system translocase SecA2 encodes the protein MLGIVKKVMEGYSSTDVKRLNKQVQQINELEAQISLLSDEELQQKTPYFKELLNSGKTLEDIKLEAFAVVREAGKRILGQRHYDVQLLGGLVLHEGSIAEMQTGEGKTLVASLPSYLNALEGKGVHVITVNEYLASRDFETIGKIHRFLGLEVGLNTSQISKEEKQRAYAADITYGTGNEFGFDYLRDHMVLHSSEKVQRPLQYAIVDEIDSILIDEARTPLIIANKSQLSADLFYITNQIVSMFKRDDHYELVADTKQLFLTEKGVQTIERSFGISNLFDEEHQLLFHFVLQSLRAHAVMKRDVDYIVRDGEVMLVDSFTGRVMEGRSYSDGLQQAIEAKEGLEIKDENETQATITIQNYFRIYSKLSGMTGTASTEKQEFYNTYHLNVVEIPTNRPRQRVDLPDVVYRTLADKFKRIVTDIKSFHATERPILVGTTSIEQSEHLASLLDKESLPYLILNAKSEEQEARIISMAGQKGTIMIATNMAGRGTDILLGEDVSDLGGLHIIGTERHESRRIDNQLRGRAGRQGDPGSSQFILSLEDELFSKMDKEEIEKWIKKAETNSTGEVIKPDPLKFVNKVQLSIEGIFYSAREHLLKVDNVSDQQRKVVYALRNRILDEPSVYPLIQDSTREYATHVVDTYCVEELPFEDWDLNGLRADLQKIFPEQTLTDSAFNDMEKDEIQEVVDGFLAERNSLMERLAAEENMERDHEVKGFILRSLDTLWLRHLETMNFIKEGMHLKSYSQEDPYRMFEKDAYEAFLDMHREWNQEITIQFAPVVQYSQTELTGGQ